CAGGCCACCAGGGCGCCAGCCACGGCGGGGCCGACCGCGCGGGCGATGTTGATGTTGGCGCTGGTGATGGCGGAGGCGGAGGGGATCAGGTAGCGGGGCACCAGGTCGGGTTGGATGGCCTGCCAGGCCGGCGAGCCGAGCGCCGCGCCGCAGCCCAGCGCGAAGGTCAGCACCAGCACCACCGCGGGCCCCGCGTCGCCCGCCCAGGTCACCAGGGCCAGCACGCCGGCGGCGCAGGCCATGAAGCCGTTGGCGAAGATCAAAAGCCAGCGCCGGTCAAGGGAGTCAGCCAGGACCCCGGCCGGCAGCGACAGCAGCAGCACCGGCAACAGCGACGCGGCGGACACCAAGGCGGTCAGCAGGGCCGCGTGCTCGTCCCCGACCAGCATCCATTGGGCGCCCACCGACTGCATCCAACTGCCCACGTTGGAGGCCAGCTGGGCAAGCCACAGCCACCGAAAGACGCGGATGACCAACGGCGCCATCGGCCCGGTGTGAATAGTCGCTGTGGCCACTCCCACAGGCTAGGCAGGGGCGCGTCCAAAGGCGCGCGGTGTGACGCAGGTCTCAGACTACGAAACCCGACGGGCCCGCCGCCGGGCCGCCAGTTCGTCGATCGGAACGGCCGCCGATGCCGTCTCCGCCGACCGCTCCGAAGGCAGTTGCGCCAGGGTCCCCTCGACTTCCCGCCAGACCCTTGAGACGGCTATGCCGAAGACGCCTTGGCCTCCTTGGACTAGGTCGAAGACCTCGTCCGCGTTGGTGCATTCGTAGACCGAGGCGCCGTCTGACATCAATGTGACGGTGGCCAGGTCTTCCACGCCCCGTTCGCGCAGATGCTGGACAGCGGTCCGGATTTGGTGGAGCGAGACGCCCGTGTCGAGCAGGCGTTTGACGATCTTCAAGACCAAGATGTCGCGGAAGTTGTAGAGCCGTTGGGTGCCGGAGCCGGTGGCGGGCCGGACCGAGGGCTCGACCAGCCCGGTCCTGGCCCAATAGTCAAGCTGACGGTAGGTGATCCCGGCCGCCCGGCAGGCTGTCGGACCGCGAAAGCCGATCGACTCGTCGGTCACGCGACCGCCGAACAACAGACCTTGCTCGCCCGATTGGCCATAGTCGTTGAAGGCCATTAGGAGTCACTTTCTCTAGTTCTTCGGCTTGACGTTGCTCCTGCTGCTTCGACGCTATGGCTCTGGACCGCGCGGGTCAATCCGCCACGCCGACGAGCTCGGCCATTGCCTAAACCTCAAGTTGAGCTTGAACCTGCTTCGGCCCGCTCCCCCGCCGCCCGGCGAAGCGCGCGGAGCGTCACAGGCCGGCGGCCTTCAGCCGGACCAGGGCGCTGGCCAGGCGCGCCATCGCCGCCGCGCATTCGGACGCCCGCCCCGGGGTTGAGCTGGTGGCCAAAGCGACCAGTTCGACTTGCCGCTGGGCGGCGTGGAACACGGGCTTCAGGTGCCGCAACTCCAAGCCGAAAGGGGCCAGCTCCGCCACGGCCTCGACAGCCTGAATGAGCGCGCCGTCCGCCGCCTTCGCATCGACTCCGGCCGCCTTCGCGACCGCTTCGACCGTGGTGTGCTCCTGGCCCGTGACCGTCGCCACATCCTCGGTCGCGACCGGCACCGGGCGCGGGCGGCGCACCCGCGCCAAACCGCCGGCCTCCCCGGCCGCGTCCATGGCGTCAAGCCGGGCTTTGATGACCTTGAGCGGCAGGAAATTGTCGCGTTGCTGCATCAGCACCCAGGCGACCCTTTCGACATCCGCCTCGGAATACCGCCGGTAGCCGGAGGCCGTCCGCTCCGGCGCGATCAACCCCTGGTCTTCGAGGTAGCGAAGCTTTGACACCGTCAGCCCGGGAAACTCGCCCTGCAGCGCGCCCAAAACCGCGGAGATGGACAGCGTGGCGCGGTGGCTGAGCCCCGGCGGCCAGGACTGAGCGCGGGCGGCGGCCCTCACGACGGCCTGGATGGCGACGGGTGGAAGGTCAGGCGGTACTTGCCGATCTGGACTTCGTCCCCGGCCCTCAAAAGGGCCTCGTCGACCCGCTCGCGGTTGACATAGGTGCCGTTCAGAGAACCCAGATCGTGGACCCAAAAGTCCGCGTCCTGCCGGTCAAAAGTGGCGTGCCGCCGGGAGACCGTGACGTCGTCCAGGAAAATGTCCGACTTAGTGGAGCGTCCGGCGCTGGTCGAATCCGCGTCAAGCAAGAAGCGGGACCCCGCATTCGGGCCGCGCTGGACAACCAACAGCGCCGAAGTGGGCGGCAAAGCCTCAATGGCGGCCTGCGCTTGGGGACTAAGCCCCTCACCCAACGGCGCGTCCGGCTCGAATTCAGCCAGGCCGCCGATCGCCTGCGTCGAGTCGATGCCAAAAGCCGGTCCTGATTCGGGTTCCACCCTCATCACCCCTTCCGGTCCAGCGAAGTAGTGTCCCATGTCACTTTAGCTCACCCGCCGAAACCTCAAGTCCTCAGTTTCGCTCTGTGGGACGCGGGCGTCCGGGCCGGCCGTCAAACACGTCCTCCCTAATCAGGCAGCGCAGTCGCGTAACGCGGCGGAGTCAGGCCCCGCACCGCCGTGATGCTGACTTTTTCCGGGACGGCAATAGTCGACGAGCCGCCCTGCGTCCGAACCGCCGCCAAAGCGCCGCCCGGAATGCCCAAAGCCGTCTCCAAAGTGGACGGATCGCCAATCGCCAGCCATTCATAGGGCGGCGCGATTTCCAATCCGTCCACCATGACGCAGCCGCTGGACGCGCAATCCTCGAAATAGGTGGCCGCCACCACTCTGATGGGCCCCAGCGCGATCGCCTCCGCGCCCGCGTTCCGCAACTCGTCCACCAGCATGTAGGCGGCCGCCGCCGTCAGCTTCCGGTCCGGGTCCCGCACGGTCAGCGCGATCCCCGGGCCTTCGGCCGGAATGGTGCCGGCCAGAATCCCCTGGACCAAAGCCCGCTGGCGGGCCGCCTCGGCCGCCGCCTGCTGGCTGGTCTGGTCCGACTCGAGGCGGTCGCGTTCGCGCTGCAAAGACAGGTTCTCCGCCTCCAGGCGGTTGGCCTGGGCGTCGAGTTGGTCCAAGACCTCGACCAACTCGTCCTGCCGGAGTTTCGAGAAGTCCGCCTTGCCGACTTGTTTGACCTGCGTCGCGGCGCCAAAACCGAGCACCAGGCACAGCAGGCCGGCGGTCAGGTGGGCCTTGGACACCTTCGGCCGAAGCGCCCTCAGGAGCCGCCACCAGGCGGCCGAGCCTTGCGCGGGGCGGGCGCGACTGGCCGTCCGGCCCTCCGCCGTGTCGGCGGCGTTTCCCCCGCCGGGTGCCGGGGCGTCCCCGGCCCGGCCGCCGCCGCGACTGGCCGCCGTACCCGTTCCGGAAGCGGGGCCGTCCCCGGCCCGGCCGCCGCCAAGGCCGGCCGCCGCGCCCGTTCCGGGGGCTGGGACGGAGCCGGAGTCGGGAGCTTGGGCGGACGGCATCGTGCGCCGGTTTTTCGCGGAACGACGGCCGGAAGTCATGCGCTGAACAGCTTCCGCCTAA
Above is a genomic segment from Bifidobacteriaceae bacterium containing:
- a CDS encoding MerR family transcriptional regulator; protein product: MAFNDYGQSGEQGLLFGGRVTDESIGFRGPTACRAAGITYRQLDYWARTGLVEPSVRPATGSGTQRLYNFRDILVLKIVKRLLDTGVSLHQIRTAVQHLRERGVEDLATVTLMSDGASVYECTNADEVFDLVQGGQGVFGIAVSRVWREVEGTLAQLPSERSAETASAAVPIDELAARRRARRVS
- a CDS encoding MerR family transcriptional regulator; the protein is MRAAARAQSWPPGLSHRATLSISAVLGALQGEFPGLTVSKLRYLEDQGLIAPERTASGYRRYSEADVERVAWVLMQQRDNFLPLKVIKARLDAMDAAGEAGGLARVRRPRPVPVATEDVATVTGQEHTTVEAVAKAAGVDAKAADGALIQAVEAVAELAPFGLELRHLKPVFHAAQRQVELVALATSSTPGRASECAAAMARLASALVRLKAAGL
- a CDS encoding FHA domain-containing protein, which produces MGEGLSPQAQAAIEALPPTSALLVVQRGPNAGSRFLLDADSTSAGRSTKSDIFLDDVTVSRRHATFDRQDADFWVHDLGSLNGTYVNRERVDEALLRAGDEVQIGKYRLTFHPSPSRPS
- a CDS encoding DUF881 domain-containing protein encodes the protein MPSAQAPDSGSVPAPGTGAAAGLGGGRAGDGPASGTGTAASRGGGRAGDAPAPGGGNAADTAEGRTASRARPAQGSAAWWRLLRALRPKVSKAHLTAGLLCLVLGFGAATQVKQVGKADFSKLRQDELVEVLDQLDAQANRLEAENLSLQRERDRLESDQTSQQAAAEAARQRALVQGILAGTIPAEGPGIALTVRDPDRKLTAAAAYMLVDELRNAGAEAIALGPIRVVAATYFEDCASSGCVMVDGLEIAPPYEWLAIGDPSTLETALGIPGGALAAVRTQGGSSTIAVPEKVSITAVRGLTPPRYATALPD